The following coding sequences lie in one Lolium perenne isolate Kyuss_39 chromosome 2, Kyuss_2.0, whole genome shotgun sequence genomic window:
- the LOC127321938 gene encoding low molecular mass early light-inducible protein HV60, chloroplastic produces MATVMAMSSFAGAAVMPAGRLCARSLPALGRRALVVRAQTEKPNTPSPKLSPSIWDALAFSGPAPERINGRLAMVGFVTALAVEAGRGDGLLSQLGNGTGQAWFAYTVAVLSVASLVPLLQGESAEGRAGAIMNANAELWNGRFAMLGLVALAATEILTGAPFINI; encoded by the exons ATGGCGACTGTGATGGCCATGAGCTCCTTCGCCGGCGCCGCCGTCATGCCGGCCGGCCGCTTATGCGCCCGGTCTCTCCCTGCGCTGGGCCGACGCGCTTTGGTCGTCCGGGCACAAACAGAGAAGCCGAATACACCATCGCCCAAG CTGAGCCCCTCAATCTGGGACGCGCTGGCATTCAGCGGCCCCGCGCCGGAGCGCATCAACGGGCGCCTCGCTATGGTGGGTTTCGTCACGGCGCTGGCCGTCGAAGCAGGGCGCGGCGACGGCCTCCTCTCGCAGCTCGGCAACGGCACCGGGCAGGCGTGGTTCGCGTACACCGTGGCGGTGCTATCCGTGGCGTCGCTGGTGCCGCTGCTCCAGGGCGAGAGCGCCGAGGGCAGGGCCGGCGCCATCATGAACGCCAACGCCGAGCTCTGGAACGGCCGCTTCGCCATGCTCGGACTAGTCGCGCTCGCAGCCACAGAGATCCTCACCGGCGCGCCATTCATCAACATCTAG